Proteins encoded together in one Nostoc sp. PCC 7524 window:
- a CDS encoding FAD-dependent oxidoreductase yields the protein MQSNSGKTISIWMTTATVPAQPALVENTHADVCIVGAGMAGMSTAYMLSRAGKSVVVLDDGPVGGGQTERTTAHLSNVLSYRYYELEQIHGEERAKLIAESHTTAINTIEAIATQENIDCDFTRLNGYLFPPDLQSLDEMEKELAAAHRAGLSSVELVKQAPLEGFDTGVCLRFPQQGQFDPLKYLTGLIAAIERRGGRIYTNTHVEKIQGGATARVETSNGQVVTADAVVVATNSPISNLATMHFKQAAYITFVIGAEVPRGSVTQALYWDTLDPYHYVRLQNLDEQHDVLIVGGEDHKTGQADDADARYAKLQKWTQERFPMAGEILFRWSGQVMNADDGIAYIGKNPFDADNIYIATGDSGLGMTHGTIAGILLSDMILGRKNTWAEVYEPSRARVGAVGDFISENINVASQYLDWVTPGEVDSVEKIAPGTGAVVRSGLTKMAAYRDESGKLHQHSAVCTHLNCIVSWNSSEQTWDCPCHGSRFDAQGKVINGPAINALADMSVVERGNRT from the coding sequence ATGCAAAGTAATTCGGGAAAAACTATATCAATTTGGATGACTACGGCAACAGTACCAGCCCAACCTGCGCTGGTAGAAAATACTCATGCAGATGTGTGTATTGTTGGTGCGGGGATGGCGGGAATGTCAACGGCCTATATGCTATCTCGTGCAGGTAAATCTGTGGTAGTGCTAGATGATGGCCCTGTCGGCGGAGGTCAAACAGAACGCACCACAGCACATTTATCAAACGTTTTGAGTTATCGTTACTATGAACTAGAACAAATACACGGTGAAGAACGTGCCAAATTAATTGCCGAAAGTCATACTACAGCAATTAATACTATAGAGGCGATCGCTACCCAAGAAAATATTGACTGTGACTTTACCCGATTAAATGGCTATCTTTTTCCCCCTGACCTGCAATCCTTGGATGAGATGGAAAAAGAATTAGCAGCTGCCCATCGCGCTGGACTTAGTAGTGTCGAACTTGTTAAACAAGCACCCCTAGAAGGGTTTGACACAGGTGTATGTCTACGCTTTCCCCAGCAAGGGCAATTTGACCCATTGAAGTATCTCACGGGATTGATTGCAGCTATAGAACGTCGTGGCGGCAGAATTTATACCAATACTCATGTCGAAAAAATTCAGGGTGGTGCAACTGCCCGTGTGGAAACTAGCAATGGTCAAGTAGTAACTGCTGATGCTGTAGTCGTAGCAACCAACTCTCCTATTAGTAATTTGGCTACTATGCACTTTAAGCAGGCTGCTTACATTACCTTTGTCATTGGTGCAGAAGTGCCTCGTGGTTCCGTTACTCAAGCATTATATTGGGATACCCTTGACCCTTATCATTATGTGCGCCTGCAAAATTTAGATGAGCAACATGATGTCTTAATTGTCGGTGGTGAAGACCACAAAACAGGTCAAGCTGACGATGCTGATGCACGTTATGCCAAACTCCAGAAGTGGACACAAGAACGCTTCCCAATGGCAGGAGAAATTTTATTTCGCTGGTCAGGTCAGGTAATGAATGCTGATGATGGGATTGCTTATATTGGTAAAAATCCTTTTGATGCAGACAATATCTACATCGCTACAGGTGATTCTGGTTTAGGGATGACCCACGGTACAATTGCCGGCATCCTGTTATCAGATATGATTTTGGGGAGAAAAAACACCTGGGCAGAAGTTTACGAACCATCACGGGCTAGAGTCGGTGCAGTTGGTGATTTTATCTCGGAAAATATCAACGTTGCTTCTCAATATTTAGATTGGGTGACACCAGGAGAAGTAGATTCTGTGGAAAAAATTGCCCCAGGTACAGGCGCAGTAGTGCGGAGTGGTTTAACTAAAATGGCTGCCTATCGTGATGAAAGCGGTAAATTGCACCAACATTCCGCAGTTTGTACCCATCTCAATTGTATTGTGAGTTGGAATTCTTCAGAGCAAACATGGGATTGTCCCTGTCACGGTTCTCGCTTTGATGCCCAAGGTAAAGTCATCAACGGGCCAGCTATTAATGCTCTTGCAGATATGTCAGTAGTGG